A single Paraburkholderia sp. D15 DNA region contains:
- a CDS encoding SPFH domain-containing protein has protein sequence MSFGSFIRKQFVDVLQWTEDGDGVLAWRYPMEDQEIQYGGQLTVRESQMALFVNEGRIADVFGPGLYTLTTRTLPVLTSLRNWDKLFESPFKSDVYFFSTRLQLGRRWGTPQPVTIRDREFGLVQVRAFGIYSYRVVDVPAFHREISGTRGVYTVDDLEQQLRNLVVTAMSVAFGNADVAFVDMAANQEALSQRIGQALAPVFARYGVALDSFTVQSVSLPDALQKALDARISVGVSGDLNKFAQYQAAQSIPLAAQNAGGVAGVGAGLAAGAAIAQTMTGALNQTQPQPQTQTPAPATAAPQAQPAAGSIDYVERLQQLKTLLDKGLVTEDDYAKAKAEILAKLTQ, from the coding sequence ATGAGTTTTGGTTCGTTTATTCGCAAGCAGTTTGTCGACGTCCTGCAATGGACGGAAGACGGTGACGGCGTATTGGCCTGGCGTTATCCGATGGAAGATCAGGAAATCCAGTACGGCGGCCAGTTGACGGTGCGTGAATCGCAAATGGCGCTGTTCGTGAACGAAGGGCGGATTGCCGATGTCTTCGGCCCCGGTCTGTACACGCTGACCACGCGCACGCTGCCGGTGCTGACCAGTCTGCGCAATTGGGACAAGCTGTTCGAATCGCCGTTCAAGTCCGACGTGTACTTCTTCAGCACGCGTCTGCAACTCGGGCGCCGCTGGGGCACGCCGCAACCGGTCACGATCCGCGACCGCGAATTCGGCCTCGTGCAGGTGCGCGCGTTCGGCATCTATTCGTACCGCGTGGTGGACGTGCCGGCGTTTCATCGCGAGATCAGCGGCACGCGTGGCGTCTACACCGTCGACGATCTCGAACAGCAGTTGCGCAATCTCGTCGTCACGGCCATGAGCGTGGCCTTCGGGAATGCGGATGTCGCGTTCGTCGACATGGCCGCGAATCAGGAAGCCCTGTCGCAGCGCATCGGCCAGGCGCTCGCGCCGGTGTTCGCGCGCTACGGCGTGGCGCTCGATTCGTTCACCGTGCAAAGCGTGTCCTTGCCCGACGCGTTGCAAAAAGCGCTGGACGCACGCATCAGCGTCGGCGTGAGCGGCGATCTGAACAAGTTCGCGCAGTACCAGGCCGCGCAATCGATCCCGCTCGCCGCGCAGAATGCGGGCGGCGTGGCCGGCGTCGGCGCGGGCCTCGCGGCCGGCGCGGCGATCGCGCAGACCATGACGGGCGCGTTGAATCAGACGCAGCCGCAGCCGCAGACGCAGACCCCGGCACCGGCTACCGCCGCGCCGCAAGCGCAGCCCGCCGCCGGCTCGATCGACTACGTCGAACGTTTGCAGCAACTGAAGACCCTGCTCGACAAGGGCCTCGTCACCGAAGACGACTATGCGAAGGCGAAAGCCGAGATTCTCGCGAAGCTGACCCAATAA
- a CDS encoding DUF350 domain-containing protein produces the protein MGDAFSYGIHFLSAFVLILGFAAVYLKVTPFDELALIREGNVAALLSFAGALLGFCLTLASSIAHNSTLPLVLIWAFGAMVVQVATYALLTRLLPGMNHAIESRNNAMGGLMGAASLVVGIINAACLT, from the coding sequence ATGGGTGATGCCTTTTCTTATGGAATTCATTTCCTGTCGGCGTTTGTACTGATCCTCGGATTCGCGGCAGTTTACCTCAAGGTCACGCCGTTCGACGAACTCGCGTTGATCCGCGAAGGCAATGTCGCGGCGCTGCTTTCCTTTGCCGGCGCGTTGCTCGGCTTCTGTCTCACGCTGGCCTCGAGCATCGCTCACAACTCCACGCTGCCGCTGGTATTGATCTGGGCATTCGGCGCAATGGTCGTCCAGGTCGCCACTTATGCATTGCTCACGCGTCTTTTGCCCGGCATGAACCACGCGATTGAATCGCGTAATAACGCAATGGGTGGATTGATGGGCGCGGCTTCGCTGGTCGTCGGCATTATCAATGCGGCCTGTTTGACCTGA
- a CDS encoding polyamine aminopropyltransferase, producing the protein MKHNRMLILSVLVLASCGLGYELISSTLSSYLLGDSVLQFSSVIGCYLFAMGVGSWLAKFVDDDDVLDRFVDIELLVGLLGGLSAVMLFGVFAWLSTPFRAALYAVVLALGALIGMEIPLVMRAFQQRRQAFRHTVSDVLTFDYLGSLAVSLIFPLVLAPRLGLLRTSFLFGMLNAMVALWTTHTFRAEISNVTGKLMRAALVIGLLGAGFALSGRLTHWAEHGLYGDETIFSETTPYQRIVLTQWHDDMRLYLNGNLQFSSRDEHRYHEALIHPTLEALPWARHVLVLGGGDGLAVREILKHRNIESVTLVDLDPAMTRMFSTSAPLVKLNQGSLKDPRVHVINDDAVRWLESNADVFDAIVVDFPDPTNFGLGRLYSVPVYRMLSRHLSENGYAVIQSTSPYFAPHAYWTIVDTLREAGFNTWPYHCYVPSFGDWGFVIAGKRHDYTIPTHYAEPMRWLDAQTAVDMFHFPADMPALPMAPNQLNDQPLVRLFDDDWKHVLR; encoded by the coding sequence ATTAAACATAATCGGATGCTGATACTCTCGGTACTCGTGCTGGCTTCCTGTGGATTGGGCTACGAGTTGATCAGCAGTACCTTGTCGAGCTATTTGCTCGGCGACTCGGTATTGCAGTTCTCGTCGGTGATCGGCTGTTATCTGTTTGCGATGGGCGTCGGCTCGTGGCTCGCCAAATTCGTCGACGACGACGACGTGCTCGACCGCTTCGTCGATATCGAATTGCTGGTGGGACTGCTCGGCGGCTTGTCGGCGGTCATGCTGTTCGGCGTGTTCGCGTGGCTGTCCACGCCGTTTCGCGCGGCGCTGTATGCGGTGGTGCTGGCGCTCGGCGCGTTGATCGGCATGGAGATTCCGCTGGTGATGCGCGCGTTCCAGCAGCGCCGTCAGGCCTTCCGCCATACCGTCAGCGACGTACTGACCTTCGACTACCTCGGCTCGCTCGCGGTCTCGCTGATATTTCCGCTGGTGCTCGCGCCGCGTCTCGGCCTGCTTCGCACCAGCTTCCTGTTCGGCATGCTCAACGCGATGGTCGCGCTGTGGACCACGCACACGTTCCGCGCCGAGATCAGCAACGTGACCGGCAAACTGATGCGCGCCGCGCTCGTGATCGGTCTGCTCGGCGCCGGCTTCGCGCTGTCCGGGCGGCTCACGCACTGGGCCGAACACGGCCTGTACGGCGACGAGACGATCTTCTCCGAGACCACGCCGTATCAACGCATCGTGCTGACGCAATGGCACGACGACATGCGGCTGTACCTGAACGGCAACCTGCAGTTTTCGTCGCGCGACGAACACCGCTATCACGAGGCGCTGATTCATCCGACGCTCGAAGCGTTGCCGTGGGCCCGGCACGTGCTCGTGCTCGGTGGCGGCGACGGGCTCGCGGTGCGCGAGATTCTCAAGCATCGCAACATCGAAAGCGTGACGCTGGTCGATCTCGATCCGGCCATGACGCGGATGTTCTCGACCTCCGCGCCGCTCGTCAAACTCAATCAAGGTTCGCTGAAAGATCCGCGCGTGCACGTGATCAACGACGACGCGGTGCGCTGGCTCGAATCGAACGCCGATGTGTTCGACGCGATCGTGGTGGACTTTCCCGATCCGACCAACTTCGGTCTGGGGCGTCTGTATTCGGTGCCGGTGTATCGAATGCTGTCGCGGCATCTGTCGGAGAACGGCTACGCGGTGATTCAATCGACCTCGCCGTATTTCGCGCCGCACGCGTACTGGACCATCGTCGATACGCTGCGCGAAGCCGGTTTCAACACCTGGCCGTATCACTGCTACGTGCCGTCGTTCGGCGACTGGGGCTTCGTGATCGCCGGCAAACGGCACGACTATACGATCCCGACGCATTACGCCGAGCCGATGCGCTGGCTCGACGCGCAGACCGCCGTCGACATGTTTCATTTCCCCGCCGACATGCCCGCGTTGCCGATGGCGCCGAACCAGTTGAACGACCAGCCGCTCGTCCGCCTTTTCGACGACGACTGGAAACACGTGCTGCGCTGA
- a CDS encoding FAD-dependent oxidoreductase, with translation MDRRTFLRAGAAGAASLGSLASLTSLAGCGRTGWIETTPVIDSPGMREGHALRDHRSLPAPSGTLSVDIAILGAGAAGLSCAWQLARAGHKDFVVLAGPEFGGNSAGGRYGDLGYPKGAHYLPLPSMESTHLRDMLADFGVIEADPFTARPVFDERVLVHAPDERLLIDGQWQDGLVPTRGVDHAELAQQQRFFAYTDALRGAIGSDGRKVFCIPVAQSSQEARWRALDKRSFKQWLFDEGYTAPSLHWYLNYACRDDFGAGYDRVSAWAGLHYFSARGGHARNAEDGAVLTWPDGLHSMVTKLSASITQRTGGSAWPVPGFAARVDEKNGGVEVLCVRLDGNDVPTTFVLKARRVVSAMPLFVAQHVIPRMAAYGFDAPRDLPPRAPWLVSNFLMDGMPREAPGLPLAWDNVVYRGEGLGYVVSTHQLIRLSPPQRSVFSAYQALDLKSPDDTRRWLAAAHPDDLRGQAAIDLLPAYGLDLWRHAAALEITVRGHAMATPDVGFLSRPGLLALRDADGPVLFAHADLSGMSLFEEASYWGVRAADRVLG, from the coding sequence ATGGACCGCCGGACTTTTTTGCGCGCGGGCGCCGCGGGTGCCGCTTCACTGGGCTCGCTGGCTTCGCTGACATCGCTGGCCGGTTGCGGCCGCACCGGATGGATCGAGACCACGCCGGTGATCGACAGTCCCGGCATGCGCGAGGGTCATGCGCTGCGCGATCACCGTAGCCTGCCCGCGCCGTCCGGCACGTTGAGCGTCGATATCGCGATCCTCGGCGCGGGGGCGGCGGGTTTGTCATGCGCGTGGCAACTCGCGCGGGCGGGGCACAAGGATTTCGTCGTGCTCGCCGGTCCCGAATTCGGCGGCAATTCGGCAGGCGGCCGGTATGGCGATCTCGGCTACCCGAAGGGCGCGCATTATCTGCCGTTGCCGTCGATGGAATCGACGCATCTGCGCGACATGCTCGCCGACTTCGGTGTGATCGAGGCCGATCCGTTCACCGCGCGGCCGGTGTTCGACGAACGCGTGCTGGTCCACGCACCGGACGAACGCCTGCTGATCGACGGCCAATGGCAGGACGGCCTGGTGCCGACGCGCGGCGTGGACCACGCGGAGCTCGCGCAGCAACAACGCTTTTTCGCCTATACGGATGCACTGCGTGGCGCGATCGGCAGCGACGGCCGCAAGGTGTTCTGCATTCCCGTCGCGCAGTCGTCGCAGGAGGCGCGCTGGCGCGCGCTGGACAAGCGCTCGTTCAAGCAGTGGCTGTTCGACGAGGGCTATACCGCGCCGTCGCTGCACTGGTATCTGAATTACGCGTGCCGCGACGACTTCGGCGCCGGTTATGACCGCGTGTCCGCGTGGGCCGGTTTGCATTATTTTTCGGCGCGCGGTGGTCATGCGCGCAATGCCGAGGACGGCGCGGTGCTGACCTGGCCCGATGGACTGCACAGCATGGTGACGAAGCTGAGCGCGTCGATCACGCAGCGCACCGGCGGATCCGCATGGCCGGTGCCGGGCTTCGCCGCGCGCGTCGATGAAAAAAACGGCGGCGTCGAGGTGCTGTGCGTGCGGCTCGACGGCAACGACGTGCCGACCACCTTCGTGCTGAAGGCCCGCCGCGTGGTGAGCGCAATGCCGCTGTTCGTCGCGCAGCACGTGATACCGCGGATGGCCGCATACGGTTTCGACGCGCCGCGCGACCTGCCGCCACGCGCGCCGTGGCTGGTGTCGAACTTCCTGATGGACGGCATGCCGCGCGAGGCGCCGGGCCTGCCGCTCGCCTGGGACAACGTGGTCTATCGCGGTGAAGGTCTAGGCTACGTGGTCTCGACACATCAATTGATTCGTCTGTCGCCGCCACAGCGCTCGGTGTTCTCGGCGTATCAGGCGCTCGATCTCAAGTCGCCCGACGACACACGCCGCTGGCTCGCCGCCGCGCATCCGGACGATCTGCGCGGCCAGGCCGCGATCGATCTGCTGCCGGCCTACGGACTCGATCTCTGGCGCCACGCGGCCGCGCTGGAAATCACGGTGCGCGGTCACGCGATGGCGACGCCGGACGTCGGCTTTCTCAGCCGTCCGGGTCTGCTCGCGTTGCGCGACGCGGATGGGCCGGTGCTGTTCGCGCATGCGGATCTATCGGGGATGTCGCTGTTCGAGGAAGCGTCTTATTGGGGCGTGCGCGCGGCGGATCGCGTCCTGGGATAA
- a CDS encoding XRE family transcriptional regulator has protein sequence MSNQTFSSVWDAIEDTPEQAENMKLRSALMTALKEHITRTRMSEKGAARRFCVTQSSVSNLMRGKINLFTIDALANMAIAADVRVVRRSVVQTT, from the coding sequence ATGAGCAACCAGACATTTTCGAGTGTGTGGGACGCCATCGAAGACACCCCGGAGCAGGCAGAGAATATGAAGCTTCGCTCAGCGTTGATGACGGCGCTAAAGGAACACATCACCCGGACAAGGATGAGTGAGAAGGGAGCCGCCCGCCGTTTTTGCGTCACTCAGTCAAGCGTTTCGAATCTCATGCGCGGCAAGATAAATCTTTTTACCATCGATGCGCTGGCTAACATGGCAATCGCGGCGGACGTGCGCGTCGTCCGGCGATCCGTTGTGCAAACAACATAG
- a CDS encoding helix-turn-helix domain-containing protein, whose amino-acid sequence MIKLDIAEVARRADIPASTLRFYEEKGLIASSGRRGLRRQFDDAVLERLALIALGRAAGFSLDEIARMFAPEGQPRIDRGMLAAKADELDRTIRKLTAMRDGLRHAAACPAPSHMECPTFLRIVRVAGSGALGGRRKRAMRAAER is encoded by the coding sequence GTGATCAAGCTGGACATTGCCGAGGTGGCGCGCCGCGCGGATATTCCTGCATCGACGCTGCGGTTCTACGAGGAAAAGGGCTTGATTGCGTCGAGCGGGCGGCGTGGGCTGCGCCGTCAATTCGACGACGCGGTGCTGGAACGGCTCGCACTGATTGCGCTGGGGCGCGCGGCCGGTTTTTCGCTCGATGAAATCGCGCGGATGTTCGCGCCGGAGGGACAGCCGCGCATCGACCGTGGGATGCTGGCGGCGAAAGCGGACGAACTGGACCGCACCATTCGCAAGCTCACTGCGATGCGCGATGGCCTGCGGCATGCGGCAGCGTGTCCGGCACCCAGCCATATGGAATGCCCGACGTTTCTGCGGATCGTGCGGGTGGCGGGGAGCGGGGCGTTGGGCGGGAGGAGGAAGCGGGCAATGCGCGCTGCGGAGCGTTAG
- a CDS encoding class I SAM-dependent methyltransferase, with translation MTTKRHANDEQTQLWNGSSGDAWIASKDVLDRMFQPFETLLASKLVDGGAQHVLDVGCGTGSTTLALARRLNADGYCLGADVSAPMIAVAEARARHDNSRARFLCADVQTHPFEPHRFDVAVSRFGVMFFDDPVVAFENLRRAMKPAGALHCIAWRSASDNPFMTTAERAAAPLLPDLPARQPGAPGQFAFADRQRVTSILQQSGWHGIDIQPLDVDCTLPESELAAYLTRLGPVGRVLQTVDASKRDDIVATIQAAFAPYVHADEVRYRAACWMIDAHA, from the coding sequence ATGACGACGAAACGACACGCCAACGACGAACAGACCCAACTCTGGAACGGTTCTTCCGGCGACGCGTGGATCGCGTCGAAAGATGTGCTCGACCGCATGTTCCAGCCGTTCGAAACGCTGCTCGCCTCGAAGCTCGTGGACGGCGGCGCTCAGCATGTACTCGATGTCGGCTGCGGCACCGGCAGCACGACGCTCGCGTTGGCGCGCCGGCTCAATGCCGATGGTTATTGCCTCGGCGCGGACGTCTCCGCACCGATGATCGCCGTCGCCGAAGCACGCGCACGACACGACAACTCCCGCGCGCGGTTTCTCTGCGCCGACGTGCAGACGCATCCGTTCGAGCCGCACCGCTTCGACGTCGCCGTCTCGCGTTTCGGCGTGATGTTTTTCGACGATCCGGTCGTCGCGTTCGAGAACCTGCGCCGGGCCATGAAACCCGCCGGCGCATTGCACTGCATCGCATGGCGCAGCGCGTCGGACAATCCATTCATGACCACGGCGGAACGCGCCGCCGCACCGCTGCTGCCGGATCTGCCCGCACGTCAGCCCGGCGCGCCGGGACAGTTCGCTTTCGCGGACCGGCAACGGGTGACGTCGATTCTGCAACAAAGCGGCTGGCACGGAATCGACATCCAGCCGCTCGATGTGGACTGCACGTTGCCGGAAAGCGAACTGGCCGCGTACCTCACGCGGCTCGGTCCCGTGGGGCGCGTGCTTCAGACAGTAGACGCGTCGAAGCGCGATGACATCGTCGCCACCATTCAAGCGGCGTTCGCCCCGTACGTGCACGCAGACGAAGTCCGTTACCGCGCGGCCTGCTGGATGATCGACGCGCACGCCTGA
- a CDS encoding sugar ABC transporter permease → MTPDVTSQPADGAALRGAFGGTQRIQQLFARYKILALLIAVAAIWIFFSFLTHGAFVTPRNLSNLLRQMSITGMLACGMVFVIIAGEIDLSVGSLLGLLGGVAAILDVNRHWPIGVTVPVVMVLGVAVGMFNGWWSTYRRVPSFIVGLGGMLAYRGILLGVTGGSTIAPVSDGFVFLGQGYLPRLVGDLLAVVLFVLLAFLTLRQRRNRERYQLRVVPVWQDVAKVVGAGVILAGFVATLDRYGGIPVPVLLLLALLGIFTWIATQTVFGRRIYAVGSNLEATRLSGVNTNRVKLAIFALMGLMCAFGGIVNTARLAAGSPSAGSMGELDAIAACFIGGTSMRGGSGTVYGALIGALVMASLDNGMSMLDVDAYWQMIVKGGILVLAVWIDVVSGSNRR, encoded by the coding sequence ATGACGCCCGATGTCACTTCCCAACCCGCCGATGGCGCCGCGCTGCGTGGCGCGTTCGGCGGCACGCAGCGTATCCAGCAACTGTTTGCGCGCTACAAGATTCTCGCGTTGCTGATCGCCGTCGCCGCGATCTGGATTTTCTTTTCGTTTCTCACGCACGGCGCGTTCGTCACGCCGCGCAATCTGTCGAACCTGCTGCGGCAGATGTCGATCACCGGCATGCTCGCGTGCGGGATGGTGTTCGTGATCATCGCGGGCGAGATCGATCTGTCGGTCGGCTCGCTGCTCGGTCTGCTCGGCGGCGTGGCGGCAATACTCGACGTGAACCGCCACTGGCCGATCGGCGTGACCGTGCCCGTCGTCATGGTGCTCGGCGTGGCGGTCGGCATGTTCAACGGCTGGTGGTCGACGTATCGGCGCGTGCCGTCGTTCATCGTCGGCCTGGGCGGCATGCTCGCGTATCGCGGCATTCTGCTCGGCGTCACGGGCGGCTCGACGATCGCGCCGGTGTCGGACGGTTTCGTGTTTCTCGGCCAGGGGTATTTGCCGCGTCTCGTGGGTGACTTGCTCGCCGTGGTGCTATTCGTGCTGCTCGCGTTTCTGACGCTGCGGCAGCGGCGCAATCGTGAACGCTATCAATTGCGCGTGGTGCCGGTGTGGCAGGACGTCGCGAAGGTCGTCGGCGCCGGCGTGATCCTCGCCGGTTTCGTCGCGACGCTCGACCGTTACGGCGGCATTCCGGTGCCGGTGCTGTTGCTGCTCGCGCTGCTGGGCATCTTCACGTGGATCGCGACGCAGACCGTATTCGGGCGACGCATCTATGCGGTCGGTTCGAATCTGGAGGCGACACGGCTGTCGGGCGTGAACACCAATCGCGTGAAGCTGGCGATCTTCGCGTTGATGGGGCTGATGTGCGCGTTCGGCGGCATCGTCAATACCGCGCGCCTCGCGGCGGGTTCGCCGTCGGCGGGATCGATGGGCGAACTCGATGCGATCGCCGCGTGCTTTATCGGCGGCACGTCGATGCGCGGCGGCTCCGGCACCGTGTACGGCGCGCTGATCGGCGCGCTCGTGATGGCGAGTCTCGACAACGGCATGTCGATGCTCGACGTCGACGCTTACTGGCAGATGATCGTGAAGGGCGGCATTCTGGTGCTGGCCGTGTGGATCGATGTGGTGTCGGGATCGAACCGGCGGTGA
- the xylG gene encoding D-xylose ABC transporter ATP-binding protein, translating into MTQPLLTMRGIVKAFSGVKALDGIDLTVAPGECVGLCGENGAGKSTLMKVLSGVYPYGTWDGEITWEGQPLKAASVRDTERAGIIIIHQELMLVPQLSVAENIFLGNEITLPGGRMNYAAMYQRADELLRELGISGINAAQPVMNYGGGHQQLIEIAKALNKRAKLLILDEPSSSLTASEIRILLDIVRDLKRRGVACVYISHKLDEVAAVCDTISVIRDGRHVATEPMHALTTDRIIALMVGREIKNLFPREPHPIGDVIFEARHVTCFDVTNPRRKRVNDVSFTLRRGEILGVAGLVGAGRTELMEAVFGAYAGVSEATVLMNGKPLKIRAPVDAIRAGIGMVPEDRKRHGIVPGLSVGHNITLAVLQRFARGGRIDSAAELDTIHTEMKRLSVRAAHPMLSIASLSGGNQQKAVLTRMLLTDPAVLILDEPTRGVDVGAKYEIYKLIFQLAQRGMSIVMVSSELPEVLGISDRVLVIGEGELRGDFVNDGLTQEDILSAAIRPVQRSPNPTAASAA; encoded by the coding sequence ATGACTCAACCGTTACTGACGATGCGGGGCATCGTCAAGGCGTTCTCCGGTGTGAAGGCGCTCGACGGCATCGACCTGACGGTCGCGCCGGGCGAGTGCGTCGGGCTGTGCGGCGAGAACGGCGCGGGCAAATCGACGTTGATGAAAGTACTGTCCGGCGTCTATCCGTACGGCACGTGGGACGGCGAGATCACGTGGGAAGGCCAGCCGCTGAAGGCCGCCAGCGTGCGCGACACCGAGCGCGCCGGCATCATCATCATTCACCAGGAACTGATGCTGGTGCCGCAGTTGTCGGTGGCGGAGAACATCTTTCTCGGCAACGAAATCACCTTGCCGGGCGGCCGCATGAATTACGCGGCCATGTATCAGCGCGCCGACGAACTGCTGCGCGAACTCGGCATCAGCGGCATCAACGCCGCGCAACCGGTGATGAACTACGGCGGCGGCCACCAGCAGTTGATCGAGATCGCGAAGGCGTTGAACAAGCGCGCGAAGCTGCTGATTCTCGACGAACCGTCGTCGTCGCTGACCGCATCCGAGATTCGTATTCTGCTCGACATCGTGCGCGATCTGAAACGTCGTGGCGTGGCGTGCGTGTACATCTCGCACAAGCTCGACGAGGTGGCCGCCGTATGCGACACGATCAGCGTGATTCGCGACGGCCGTCACGTCGCGACCGAGCCGATGCACGCGCTGACCACCGACCGCATCATTGCGCTGATGGTGGGCCGCGAGATCAAGAATCTGTTTCCGCGCGAGCCGCATCCGATCGGCGACGTCATTTTCGAAGCGCGTCACGTGACCTGTTTCGACGTGACGAATCCGCGCCGCAAACGCGTGAACGACGTGTCGTTCACGTTGCGTCGCGGCGAAATTCTCGGTGTGGCGGGGCTGGTGGGCGCCGGCCGCACGGAGTTGATGGAGGCGGTGTTCGGTGCTTATGCGGGCGTGAGCGAGGCGACGGTGCTGATGAACGGCAAGCCGCTGAAGATTCGCGCTCCCGTCGATGCGATTCGCGCGGGCATCGGCATGGTGCCGGAGGATCGCAAACGTCACGGCATCGTGCCGGGACTGAGCGTCGGCCATAACATCACGCTCGCGGTGTTGCAGCGCTTCGCGCGCGGCGGCCGCATCGATTCGGCCGCCGAACTCGACACGATCCATACGGAGATGAAGCGTCTCTCGGTGCGCGCCGCGCATCCAATGCTGTCCATCGCGAGTCTGTCGGGCGGCAATCAGCAGAAGGCGGTACTCACGCGCATGCTGCTGACCGATCCGGCTGTGCTGATACTCGACGAACCCACGCGCGGTGTCGATGTCGGCGCCAAATACGAAATCTACAAACTGATCTTTCAGCTCGCACAGCGCGGCATGTCGATCGTCATGGTGTCGTCCGAATTGCCCGAGGTGCTCGGCATCAGCGATCGCGTGCTGGTGATCGGTGAAGGCGAGCTCAGAGGCGACTTCGTCAACGACGGCCTCACCCAGGAAGACATACTCAGCGCCGCGATCCGTCCTGTGCAGCGATCCCCGAACCCAACCGCAGCGAGTGCCGCATGA
- the xylF gene encoding D-xylose ABC transporter substrate-binding protein — translation MKFATRRTVLSSFVCGAVLASLSLAAPLAHASKDHPEIGFCIDDLRVERWSRDRDYFVAAAEKLGAKVSVQSADASEERQISQIENLISRGVDVIVIVPFNSKTLGNVVAEAKKAGIKVVSYDRLILDADVDAYISFDNEKVGELQAQGVYNAQPKGNYFLLGGAPTDNNAKMLREGQLKVLKPAMDKGDIKIVGQQWVPEWSASTALRIVEDALTANNNKIDAIVASNDGTAGGAIQALAAQHMAGKVPVSGQDADLAAVKRVIAGTQTMTVYKPLKLIASEAAKLSVALAKGEKPAYNAQYDNGRKKVDTVLLQPTLLTKSNVDVVVKDGFYTQAQLASQ, via the coding sequence ATGAAATTCGCAACGCGTCGTACCGTATTGAGTTCGTTCGTTTGTGGAGCGGTGCTCGCCAGTCTGTCGCTGGCGGCGCCGCTCGCGCATGCCAGCAAGGATCACCCTGAAATCGGCTTCTGTATCGACGACCTGCGCGTCGAACGCTGGTCGCGCGATCGCGATTATTTCGTCGCAGCCGCCGAGAAGCTCGGCGCGAAAGTGTCCGTGCAATCGGCGGATGCGAGCGAGGAGCGGCAGATCTCGCAGATCGAGAATCTGATTTCGCGCGGCGTGGACGTGATCGTGATCGTGCCGTTCAATTCGAAAACGCTCGGCAATGTGGTCGCCGAAGCGAAGAAGGCCGGCATCAAGGTCGTCTCGTATGACCGCCTGATTCTCGATGCCGACGTGGACGCCTACATCTCCTTCGACAATGAAAAGGTCGGCGAGCTGCAGGCCCAGGGCGTCTATAACGCGCAGCCCAAGGGCAATTACTTCCTGCTCGGCGGCGCGCCGACCGACAACAACGCGAAGATGCTGCGCGAAGGCCAGCTCAAGGTGCTGAAGCCGGCCATGGACAAGGGCGACATCAAGATCGTCGGCCAGCAGTGGGTGCCGGAGTGGAGCGCCTCCACCGCGCTGCGGATCGTCGAGGATGCGCTGACCGCGAACAACAACAAGATCGACGCGATCGTCGCATCGAACGACGGCACGGCCGGCGGCGCGATCCAGGCGCTCGCCGCGCAGCACATGGCGGGCAAGGTGCCGGTGTCCGGGCAGGACGCCGATCTGGCGGCCGTGAAACGCGTGATTGCCGGCACCCAGACCATGACGGTGTACAAGCCGCTGAAACTGATCGCCAGCGAAGCGGCGAAACTCTCCGTGGCGCTTGCCAAGGGCGAGAAGCCCGCCTATAACGCGCAATACGACAACGGCAGGAAGAAGGTCGACACGGTACTCCTGCAACCCACGTTGCTTACCAAAAGCAATGTCGACGTCGTCGTCAAGGACGGCTTCTATACCCAGGCCCAGCTCGCGAGCCAATGA